In the Armatimonadota bacterium genome, one interval contains:
- a CDS encoding N-acetylmuramoyl-L-alanine amidase produces MILTHTLTLAAVLSACLVASAQEIPKIYLNPSDQTGNWSPDRTYNEAEAMQDVARRLEGKLNARGFGVRNSNGATMRESCEAANAWPADIFISLHTNARGGEGWGTPRGTLTLYYQPREGEPNPISIELAQRCMDKCVEKYITHGVGHPFGVRADLPFLNFNLYVLRRTNMPGTLVEGLFHDNEADTAVLKTEEGRDAYAQGVYEAVCDYFGWSYYPDAPILHPAGPVANDSTGNLALVVRGAKGDVRVIRQTGISGAWPDTWTDLGGLIEGEPVIARNPQDRLQAFARGRDGRIRHKVQSSAGSDRWNGWYDLGGSAGSDPVVGIDDERRLIVFAVGLDGHLRYRMQRSVRSALQWEDWSDLGGKVVGRLSVCADADGRLTVACRAPGHGLIVASQSGDDWVVSNDQDDLVASDPVLARDREGRVIVFCLGSGGRVLAKNGGVWDDLGGSFASGPVAVTGTDGRVELFAVDSGGAVSHSSEDSDGNWTDWRSLGGAFAGGLAAGRNLDGRIVIFARRADGSVQYRVQREPGKSTIWDGWYPLGETPDTSSNTQ; encoded by the coding sequence GTGATTCTGACTCATACGCTTACTCTTGCCGCGGTGCTGTCCGCATGCCTCGTGGCATCTGCCCAGGAGATTCCGAAGATCTATCTCAACCCCAGCGACCAGACCGGCAATTGGAGCCCGGACAGGACGTACAATGAGGCTGAGGCCATGCAGGACGTTGCCCGCCGTCTCGAAGGCAAGCTGAACGCGAGGGGCTTCGGCGTCCGCAACTCGAACGGCGCGACGATGAGGGAATCGTGCGAGGCCGCCAACGCGTGGCCTGCGGACATCTTCATATCCCTGCACACGAACGCTCGCGGGGGCGAGGGGTGGGGGACGCCGCGCGGTACGCTCACCCTCTATTATCAGCCGCGAGAGGGCGAGCCCAATCCGATCAGCATTGAGCTTGCTCAGCGCTGTATGGACAAGTGCGTCGAGAAGTACATCACTCACGGCGTCGGGCATCCATTTGGCGTTCGAGCGGACCTGCCGTTCCTCAACTTCAACCTCTACGTCCTGCGCCGCACGAACATGCCCGGCACGCTCGTCGAAGGTCTGTTCCACGACAACGAGGCCGACACCGCAGTCCTGAAGACCGAGGAGGGTCGGGACGCTTACGCGCAGGGAGTATACGAGGCGGTTTGCGATTACTTCGGATGGAGTTACTACCCGGACGCGCCGATTCTCCATCCGGCCGGCCCGGTAGCGAACGACTCGACGGGCAACCTCGCTCTAGTGGTTCGCGGCGCGAAGGGTGATGTGCGTGTGATCAGGCAGACGGGCATCAGCGGCGCGTGGCCGGACACTTGGACCGACCTTGGCGGTTTGATCGAGGGTGAGCCGGTGATTGCTCGGAATCCGCAGGACAGGTTGCAGGCATTCGCCAGGGGCCGTGACGGGCGGATCCGGCACAAAGTTCAATCATCTGCCGGGAGCGATCGCTGGAATGGCTGGTACGATCTGGGTGGGAGCGCGGGCTCCGATCCCGTGGTAGGGATTGACGACGAACGAAGGCTCATCGTCTTTGCCGTGGGCTTGGACGGGCATCTGCGGTACAGGATGCAGCGTTCGGTAAGGAGCGCGCTGCAGTGGGAGGATTGGAGCGATCTCGGTGGTAAGGTGGTCGGCAGACTCTCGGTCTGCGCTGACGCGGACGGGCGACTCACGGTCGCATGCCGGGCCCCAGGGCACGGACTCATTGTAGCATCTCAGTCTGGCGACGATTGGGTCGTGTCGAACGATCAGGACGACCTGGTCGCGAGCGACCCTGTCCTGGCGAGAGATCGAGAGGGCCGAGTTATCGTCTTCTGCCTCGGGTCCGGCGGACGAGTGCTGGCTAAGAACGGAGGAGTCTGGGACGACCTCGGCGGCTCGTTCGCATCCGGCCCGGTCGCTGTCACCGGCACCGACGGGCGCGTCGAGTTGTTCGCTGTCGATTCGGGCGGCGCGGTATCCCATAGCTCGGAGGATTCCGACGGCAACTGGACCGACTGGCGATCGCTGGGCGGAGCGTTCGCGGGAGGTCTCGCGGCCGGACGCAACCTAGACGGCCGAATCGTGATCTTCGCGCGGAGAGCGGATGGTAGTGTGCAGTACCGCGTCCAGCGCGAGCCGGGCAAGAGCACCATCTGGGACGGTTGGTATCCCCTCGGCGAGACCCCCGACACCTCGTCGAACACGCAGTGA
- a CDS encoding DegT/DnrJ/EryC1/StrS family aminotransferase, with product MADDKLLEQEEQTGRTYRGNEMVYLREVLESGRLSSLNGGAFVPRFEEAFAELLGAEYAVAINTCMSALHAGVLCAGAGPGSEVICDSEFIFGSMAVLYNNAIPVYVDLDPVTHNMNPDGIEAAITERTKAIIVTHAWGLPAEMDRIVEIGHRRGLLVIEDCAESLLADYKVRYTGAWGDIGCFSFQASKQLSLGDGGMATANSEALQTKIASQAGAPTFKSVAYDLDFNYRMNEPTAAVGLAQLEVMPAFIQRLRANARHYDDAVAGCPWIVLQRGPEGSNHSFYHWAATFQGGDGDLAEFRKVIESAGFDSVSVGYTGKPAYKHPVIEERRAHAFHCPENAGHSGRYDEGTCPFAERIIPRLLLAYVVESEESAKREAEKLNAVIREFGGS from the coding sequence ATGGCAGACGACAAGCTGCTTGAACAGGAGGAGCAAACCGGGCGCACGTACAGAGGCAATGAGATGGTATACCTCCGGGAGGTGCTCGAATCCGGGCGTCTCTCGAGTCTCAACGGCGGCGCCTTCGTCCCGCGATTCGAGGAAGCATTTGCAGAGCTCCTCGGCGCAGAGTATGCCGTCGCCATCAACACGTGCATGAGCGCCCTGCATGCGGGAGTCCTCTGCGCCGGGGCCGGGCCTGGAAGCGAGGTCATCTGCGATTCGGAGTTCATCTTCGGTTCGATGGCCGTCCTGTACAACAATGCCATACCGGTGTACGTGGACCTGGACCCGGTTACGCACAACATGAACCCCGATGGCATCGAGGCGGCGATCACGGAGCGAACGAAGGCGATCATTGTCACTCACGCATGGGGACTGCCCGCCGAGATGGACCGCATCGTCGAGATAGGACATCGTCGCGGACTGCTCGTGATCGAGGACTGCGCGGAGTCGCTCCTCGCCGACTACAAAGTAAGATACACCGGCGCGTGGGGAGACATCGGATGCTTCAGTTTCCAGGCGAGCAAGCAGTTGTCCCTCGGCGATGGAGGCATGGCTACGGCGAATAGTGAGGCGCTTCAGACGAAGATCGCCTCGCAGGCGGGCGCGCCGACCTTCAAGTCCGTCGCATACGACCTGGACTTCAACTACCGGATGAACGAGCCGACCGCTGCGGTGGGACTTGCCCAACTCGAGGTCATGCCTGCCTTCATTCAGAGGCTGAGAGCAAACGCGCGCCACTACGACGACGCGGTGGCCGGCTGCCCGTGGATCGTTCTCCAGCGCGGTCCCGAGGGGTCGAATCACTCGTTCTACCACTGGGCGGCGACCTTCCAGGGCGGCGATGGCGATCTGGCCGAGTTCAGGAAGGTGATCGAATCTGCCGGATTCGATTCGGTTTCGGTCGGCTACACCGGCAAACCGGCATACAAGCATCCGGTGATCGAGGAGCGTCGGGCTCATGCTTTCCACTGTCCCGAGAACGCGGGTCATTCCGGGCGATACGACGAGGGGACGTGTCCCTTTGCCGAGCGCATCATCCCGCGGCTGCTGCTCGCATACGTCGTAGAGAGCGAGGAGTCCGCCAAACGCGAGGCGGAGAAGCTGAATGCGGTCATCCGGGAGTTTGGCGGAAGTTGA
- a CDS encoding HypC/HybG/HupF family hydrogenase formation chaperone, with translation MCLAVPMKVVGIEDNTARVEQDGVSRNVRVDLLGGVVVGEYVLVHAGIAIERVRPEEAEETLRLMRTLGDEVR, from the coding sequence ATGTGTCTGGCAGTCCCGATGAAGGTCGTAGGGATCGAGGATAACACGGCCCGCGTTGAGCAGGACGGCGTGTCCAGGAACGTTCGCGTTGATCTCCTGGGAGGCGTCGTGGTCGGCGAATACGTCCTCGTCCACGCCGGGATTGCCATCGAGCGCGTCCGGCCCGAGGAAGCCGAGGAGACGCTTCGACTCATGAGGACACTCGGCGATGAAGTACGTTGA
- a CDS encoding creatininase family protein, with translation MTIARPMLNMTVEEIREGLEQTRTVVLPVGICEQHGYHLPVSVDLHNASEIAHRTSEKTGCFVAPPLPYNFSGGMLPGTINISPQVFGILLMDILQSLTLQGFRQLIILLGHGGSESVAAAKDAAEQFQRLRPEMPGVTVSVVPFWELSPTYMEWFARGDYHAGMAETSLMLFWKPELVNMDEAVYDDDEILTVMRADPDAYARKLKSVDTAFVVPRIAQDPRVKVGVMGFFDGANAELGHRIADECIAGLADLIAELEPTGE, from the coding sequence ATGACAATCGCAAGACCGATGCTGAACATGACCGTGGAGGAGATCAGAGAAGGGCTCGAACAGACCCGGACGGTGGTTCTGCCCGTCGGGATATGCGAGCAGCATGGCTACCACCTCCCGGTCAGTGTTGACCTCCACAATGCCTCCGAGATCGCGCACAGGACCTCGGAGAAGACCGGGTGCTTCGTCGCGCCGCCGCTGCCGTATAACTTCTCGGGCGGGATGCTGCCCGGCACGATCAACATCAGCCCGCAGGTCTTTGGTATTCTCCTGATGGATATCCTTCAGAGCCTCACCTTGCAGGGCTTCAGACAACTGATCATCCTGCTGGGCCACGGCGGATCGGAGAGCGTCGCCGCCGCCAAGGATGCCGCAGAACAGTTCCAGCGTCTTCGCCCGGAGATGCCCGGCGTAACGGTGTCGGTCGTGCCGTTCTGGGAACTCTCGCCGACCTACATGGAATGGTTCGCGCGGGGCGACTACCACGCCGGCATGGCGGAGACCTCGCTCATGCTCTTCTGGAAGCCGGAGTTGGTCAATATGGACGAGGCCGTCTACGACGACGATGAGATTCTCACCGTGATGAGGGCGGACCCCGATGCCTATGCCCGGAAGCTCAAGTCCGTTGATACGGCCTTCGTCGTGCCGCGGATCGCGCAGGACCCGAGGGTCAAGGTCGGCGTCATGGGGTTCTTCGACGGCGCGAACGCTGAACTCGGGCACAGGATAGCGGACGAATGCATCGCCGGCCTGGCAGATCTCATCGCCGAACTGGAGCCAACGGGAGAATAG
- a CDS encoding Gfo/Idh/MocA family oxidoreductase, with translation MSRINVGVIGYGLRSSSLIAVLGQFKEVRLAAIADTSPSALKRATADHPGVETFADHSAMLDSGRVEAVLIESPPPTHASCAIDAMQRGIHVLSDVPAVHTIEEARMLWDAGWKTHAVYMLGATTNFWAYVDACLDMKKKGLLGDPFYLEAEYVADLGNLPELTPWRKHYEPIRYCTHSLGPVLKWIDEDLAEVSCFSTGGRVRKDPKDNDAMVAIFRTRSGIVVKLLTCFVNRHPVPYHRYVCQGTKGYFEKTQPLAGGECQVLLSTDQVYGMRGLTELPVTEKHPEHAHEVGLGGHGGADGLMIADFLAAVAGDKQPEVNMREAIRMSLPGLYALESARAGGQLTKISYPWE, from the coding sequence ATGTCCAGAATAAACGTCGGCGTCATTGGCTATGGCTTGCGGAGTTCTTCGCTAATTGCGGTCCTGGGGCAGTTCAAGGAGGTCCGACTCGCCGCTATCGCCGACACCAGCCCTTCTGCCCTCAAGAGAGCGACGGCAGATCACCCCGGCGTCGAGACGTTCGCCGACCACAGCGCTATGCTCGATTCCGGCAGAGTCGAGGCGGTTCTGATCGAATCGCCGCCTCCCACGCATGCGTCCTGCGCGATTGATGCGATGCAGAGGGGCATCCACGTCCTCAGCGATGTCCCGGCGGTTCATACGATCGAAGAGGCTCGCATGCTCTGGGACGCCGGCTGGAAGACGCACGCTGTCTACATGCTCGGCGCGACCACGAACTTCTGGGCCTATGTTGACGCCTGCCTCGACATGAAGAAGAAGGGCCTGCTGGGCGATCCTTTCTACCTGGAGGCGGAGTACGTTGCGGATCTCGGGAATCTCCCGGAGTTGACTCCGTGGCGAAAGCACTACGAGCCGATACGATACTGCACGCACTCCCTCGGCCCGGTGCTCAAGTGGATTGACGAGGACCTGGCGGAGGTATCGTGCTTCAGCACGGGCGGCCGCGTTCGGAAGGACCCGAAGGACAACGATGCGATGGTCGCGATCTTCAGGACCAGGTCCGGTATCGTTGTGAAGCTGCTGACCTGTTTCGTGAACCGCCATCCCGTTCCGTATCACCGATACGTCTGCCAGGGGACGAAGGGCTACTTCGAGAAGACCCAGCCTCTCGCCGGGGGTGAGTGCCAGGTGTTGCTCTCGACCGATCAGGTCTACGGGATGCGCGGGCTGACGGAGCTTCCGGTTACCGAGAAGCACCCGGAGCACGCGCACGAAGTCGGCTTGGGCGGTCACGGCGGTGCCGACGGCCTGATGATCGCCGACTTCCTGGCGGCGGTCGCCGGCGACAAACAGCCGGAAGTCAATATGCGCGAAGCGATCCGCATGAGCCTTCCGGGACTCTATGCGCTGGAGTCCGCGCGCGCCGGTGGGCAGCTCACGAAGATATCCTATCCGTGGGAGTGA
- the hypD gene encoding hydrogenase formation protein HypD encodes MKYVEEFRDPDTALRLADAIRRALPRPMRLMEVCGTHTMAIARSGIRRLLPDSLRLVSGPGCPVCVTSQTEIDRFIEMGRSPDTILATFGDMIRVPGSRVSLEQVRAMGADVRVVYSPLDAVTVASENPDRRVLFFGIGFETTAPAVALSILEADKAGLDNYLVLAAHKTIPQAMSALSSDPEVAVDGFICPGHVTSVIGSRAYEPIASKCGIPCVVAGFEPLDILQAVLMLVRQAAEGRSEVEVQYSRAVSGGGNPAALRCIREVFRPCDAEWRGLGVIPGSGLRLRSEFAAYDASRSGVQLPADRQVGSGECECGAILKGLKSPRECAAFGKPCRPERPLGPCMVSSEGACAAEYRYSDVEVTP; translated from the coding sequence ATGAAGTACGTTGAGGAGTTCCGCGATCCGGACACGGCCCTGCGCCTCGCTGATGCTATCCGTCGCGCGCTTCCTCGCCCGATGCGGCTCATGGAGGTCTGCGGCACGCATACGATGGCGATCGCACGGTCCGGCATCAGGCGGCTTCTCCCCGACTCCCTGCGGCTCGTGTCCGGCCCGGGCTGTCCCGTCTGCGTCACTTCCCAGACCGAGATTGACCGCTTCATCGAGATGGGCCGGTCGCCTGATACCATCCTCGCCACGTTCGGAGACATGATTCGCGTCCCGGGAAGCCGCGTCTCCCTGGAGCAAGTTCGGGCGATGGGTGCCGACGTGAGGGTGGTCTACTCGCCGCTCGACGCGGTCACCGTCGCGTCTGAAAATCCGGATCGGCGCGTCTTGTTTTTCGGCATCGGATTCGAGACTACCGCGCCCGCGGTCGCTCTCTCGATTCTGGAGGCGGACAAGGCGGGACTAGACAACTACCTCGTGCTCGCGGCTCACAAGACGATCCCTCAGGCGATGTCGGCGCTGTCGTCCGACCCGGAGGTCGCCGTTGACGGTTTCATCTGCCCCGGCCACGTGACCTCGGTCATCGGCAGTCGCGCGTATGAGCCAATCGCTAGTAAGTGCGGCATCCCCTGCGTCGTCGCGGGCTTCGAGCCGCTCGACATTCTGCAGGCCGTCTTGATGCTTGTCCGGCAGGCGGCGGAAGGTCGCTCCGAGGTCGAGGTTCAGTACTCGCGGGCTGTGAGCGGGGGTGGCAATCCGGCGGCGTTGCGGTGCATCCGAGAGGTCTTCCGTCCGTGCGACGCCGAGTGGCGCGGGCTGGGTGTGATCCCCGGGAGCGGTCTCCGCCTGCGTTCCGAGTTCGCCGCATACGATGCCTCGCGGTCGGGAGTGCAACTCCCGGCTGATCGGCAGGTCGGGAGCGGTGAGTGCGAGTGCGGCGCGATCCTCAAGGGTCTCAAGTCGCCTCGCGAATGCGCGGCGTTCGGAAAGCCGTGTAGGCCGGAGCGTCCCCTCGGGCCTTGCATGGTATCGAGCGAGGGGGCCTGCGCCGCCGAGTACAGGTACTCCGATGTCGAGGTGACGCCGTGA
- a CDS encoding amidohydrolase family protein — MRILDAHCHIGAGLTCSHEPEDLLRTMDAHRVEAAVIVPVDRFLAVYNREGNDLVLQAARERPDRFIPFATVNPWYGEQALYELDRALDSGASGLKLHPAIQGFQITDAIGFPVVERAVSRGKPVYFHTGTAVSSSPFQLTELALRYPEGTFIMGHAAYADYWNDVAASVSAVRNIYVETSLHLPVFIRDLVSRVGADRIVYGSDSPSADMAVEIEKITRYVNDAGDLERILGLNLDGILRDGR; from the coding sequence ATGAGGATACTGGACGCCCATTGCCACATCGGTGCGGGGTTGACCTGCTCGCACGAGCCCGAGGATCTTCTTCGGACAATGGACGCGCATCGCGTCGAGGCAGCCGTGATCGTTCCTGTTGACAGGTTTCTGGCAGTCTACAATCGTGAGGGGAACGATCTGGTTCTTCAAGCGGCCAGGGAACGCCCGGACCGTTTCATCCCGTTCGCCACGGTGAACCCTTGGTACGGGGAGCAAGCCCTCTACGAACTGGATCGGGCATTGGACTCGGGAGCATCGGGGCTGAAGCTGCACCCCGCCATTCAGGGATTCCAGATCACCGATGCGATTGGTTTTCCCGTTGTGGAACGGGCAGTAAGTCGGGGGAAGCCCGTCTATTTCCACACCGGGACCGCCGTCAGTTCGTCGCCGTTTCAGCTTACCGAGCTTGCGTTGCGGTATCCGGAGGGGACATTCATCATGGGACACGCGGCCTACGCGGACTACTGGAACGATGTGGCCGCCTCTGTGAGCGCGGTGCGGAACATCTACGTCGAGACCTCCCTGCACCTGCCGGTCTTCATCCGCGATCTGGTGAGCCGGGTCGGGGCTGACCGTATCGTCTACGGCTCGGACTCGCCGAGCGCGGACATGGCAGTCGAGATCGAGAAGATCACCCGATATGTGAACGATGCCGGCGATCTGGAGCGCATCTTGGGCCTGAACCTGGACGGCATTCTTAGAGACGGAAGATGA
- a CDS encoding amidohydrolase family protein, with the protein MSAIDFHCHYGNWGGEPYPEGSPERILDLFARHGVSGALISPLNALFSGCADHGAENDRVFKYCSRAPGRLFAAMTVNPLMGQAALAEIRRCKTEHDVKVLKLHPWLQGFPIASPEMDSVAALCRGMGIAIMFHDGTPMYTHPLQLARLCRDFPGLTVISGHSGLGDLWREAMLAAQRYPDFILCLCGPREAAMREIVGTIPPEQICVGSDFFASNADDCVIWFRWASFRAVEIREETRRIIEVTTPLRILGCGT; encoded by the coding sequence ATGAGTGCGATTGACTTCCACTGTCACTACGGGAACTGGGGCGGGGAGCCTTACCCTGAGGGTTCACCGGAGAGGATACTCGATCTGTTCGCTCGGCACGGCGTGAGCGGGGCGCTGATATCTCCTCTGAATGCGCTCTTCTCCGGATGCGCCGACCACGGGGCGGAGAACGACCGGGTGTTTAAGTACTGCAGCCGCGCGCCGGGACGTCTGTTTGCCGCCATGACCGTCAACCCTCTGATGGGACAGGCCGCCCTCGCCGAGATCAGACGCTGCAAGACCGAGCACGATGTGAAGGTGCTGAAGCTCCACCCCTGGCTTCAGGGATTTCCGATCGCTTCGCCGGAGATGGACTCCGTTGCGGCCCTGTGCAGGGGTATGGGCATCGCGATCATGTTCCACGATGGCACTCCTATGTACACGCATCCCCTGCAGCTCGCGCGATTGTGCAGGGACTTTCCGGGTCTGACCGTGATCTCCGGCCATTCGGGACTGGGAGACCTCTGGCGAGAAGCGATGCTCGCCGCGCAGAGATACCCCGACTTCATTCTCTGCCTCTGCGGCCCGCGCGAGGCTGCCATGCGCGAGATCGTGGGGACCATTCCGCCGGAGCAGATATGCGTCGGCTCGGATTTCTTTGCCTCGAACGCGGACGACTGCGTGATCTGGTTTCGCTGGGCGAGTTTCCGCGCAGTCGAGATTCGTGAGGAGACACGGCGGATCATCGAGGTAACGACACCTCTCAGGATCTTGGGGTGCGGGACCTGA
- a CDS encoding Gfo/Idh/MocA family oxidoreductase translates to MHTRREFLRRSGIALAGVALATELVGAEEERRMDKKIRIGVVGGGFGAAFHWHLDPNCVVEAVSDLREDRRKHLQDVYRCNKPYSSLEELIKDKDVDAVAVFTGAPDHVKHAVACMNAGKHVISAVPACISLDQAEELLAAQKKTGLTYMMAETSYYHPVFISARKLYAEGKFGDIYYTEAEYHHAGMEYVLWTDEQRGHTWRWAYPPMLYPTHCTSFLVGLTGERLTEVSCIGWGDGDPIMDGNPYENRFWNETALFKTDRGNAFRVSINWRGAFGGCERAQWYGSRMSLFEPDPNGVGPVIRRATHEFAKDGAGYDVQQATFEPYAVPNWAEQLLPEPMRVGGGHEGAEPFLTHEFIDALVNDRKPAIDIHEALAYTVPGTIAHKSAVEGGKQMKVPSFDR, encoded by the coding sequence ATGCATACAAGAAGGGAGTTTCTGAGGCGGAGTGGAATCGCACTCGCGGGAGTCGCTCTGGCGACTGAGTTGGTCGGCGCGGAGGAGGAGAGACGCATGGACAAGAAGATCAGGATCGGCGTGGTCGGCGGCGGATTCGGGGCCGCGTTCCACTGGCATCTCGACCCGAACTGTGTCGTCGAGGCGGTGAGCGATCTCAGGGAGGACAGGCGCAAGCATCTCCAGGACGTCTACCGTTGCAACAAGCCCTACAGCTCCCTGGAAGAGCTGATCAAGGACAAGGACGTTGATGCAGTCGCGGTCTTCACCGGCGCGCCGGACCACGTGAAGCACGCCGTCGCATGCATGAACGCCGGCAAGCACGTGATTTCGGCCGTTCCCGCCTGCATCTCTCTCGATCAGGCCGAGGAGCTGCTCGCCGCCCAGAAGAAGACCGGCCTCACCTACATGATGGCCGAGACCAGCTACTATCATCCCGTCTTCATCTCGGCCCGCAAGCTCTATGCAGAGGGCAAGTTCGGAGACATCTACTACACAGAGGCCGAGTACCACCATGCGGGGATGGAGTACGTGCTCTGGACGGACGAACAGCGCGGGCACACTTGGCGCTGGGCCTACCCGCCGATGCTCTACCCGACCCACTGCACTTCGTTCCTGGTCGGGCTGACCGGTGAGCGGCTGACGGAAGTCTCATGCATCGGCTGGGGCGACGGCGACCCGATCATGGACGGCAATCCGTACGAGAACCGGTTCTGGAACGAAACCGCGCTCTTCAAGACCGACCGAGGCAACGCCTTCCGCGTCTCGATCAACTGGCGAGGCGCGTTCGGAGGGTGCGAACGGGCGCAGTGGTATGGCAGCAGGATGAGCCTCTTCGAGCCGGACCCGAACGGCGTCGGGCCGGTCATCCGGAGGGCGACGCACGAGTTCGCAAAGGATGGCGCGGGGTACGATGTTCAGCAGGCGACATTCGAGCCGTATGCCGTGCCGAACTGGGCGGAACAGCTTCTACCCGAGCCGATGCGCGTCGGTGGCGGACATGAGGGCGCCGAGCCGTTCCTGACGCACGAGTTCATAGACGCGCTGGTGAACGACCGGAAGCCTGCGATTGACATCCACGAGGCGCTGGCGTACACCGTGCCGGGGACCATCGCGCACAAGTCGGCTGTCGAGGGCGGCAAGCAGATGAAGGTCCCTAGCTTCGATCGGTAG
- the hypE gene encoding hydrogenase expression/formation protein HypE: MSADVILLAHGAGGRKSADLIRDLFLRHFGNPALDLMGDSAVIEFPGRVLAFTTDSFVVDPLFFPGGDIGRLAVCGTVNDLAASGARPIALSAAFILEEGLEISVLERVVGSMADAAAEAGVSIVAGDTKVVPRGSADRVFVTTSGVGALPEGPHPSPEKAKLGDAVIVSGTIGDHGMAVMTCREGIRLDSEIASDCAPLGVLVASMVDACPEIHCLRDPTRGGLAASLSEIAAQSGVCIEIDEPAIPVDDGVRVACELLGIDPLHVANEGKMLAVVPALSAEKVLEAMRRHPYGERACIIGRVLGSPPRRVHLRTALGVARILDMPSGDLLPRIC; the protein is encoded by the coding sequence GTGAGTGCCGATGTGATCCTGCTCGCGCACGGGGCGGGCGGGCGAAAGAGCGCCGACCTGATACGCGATCTGTTCCTGCGCCATTTCGGCAATCCCGCGCTCGACCTGATGGGCGACTCGGCGGTCATCGAGTTTCCGGGCCGAGTTCTGGCCTTCACCACCGACTCTTTCGTCGTGGACCCGCTCTTCTTCCCGGGCGGCGACATCGGGAGGCTCGCAGTCTGCGGCACCGTGAACGATCTGGCGGCATCGGGCGCGCGACCGATCGCACTCAGCGCGGCATTCATTCTTGAGGAGGGGCTCGAGATATCCGTCCTTGAGCGGGTGGTGGGATCCATGGCCGATGCCGCGGCCGAAGCTGGCGTCTCAATCGTCGCCGGCGATACCAAGGTCGTGCCCAGGGGATCGGCCGATCGCGTGTTCGTGACCACTTCGGGTGTCGGAGCGCTTCCCGAGGGGCCTCATCCCTCGCCGGAGAAGGCGAAGCTAGGCGATGCGGTGATCGTCAGCGGGACGATCGGCGATCACGGCATGGCGGTTATGACCTGCCGCGAGGGGATCAGGCTCGATTCCGAGATCGCAAGCGACTGCGCGCCGCTGGGCGTGCTCGTCGCCTCGATGGTGGACGCCTGCCCGGAGATTCACTGTCTGCGCGACCCGACAAGGGGTGGGTTGGCCGCGTCGCTGAGCGAGATCGCGGCGCAGTCGGGCGTGTGCATCGAGATAGACGAGCCGGCGATCCCGGTGGACGACGGTGTCCGCGTTGCGTGCGAACTCCTAGGTATTGACCCGCTTCATGTGGCGAACGAGGGAAAGATGCTGGCGGTCGTGCCGGCCCTGAGCGCGGAGAAGGTACTGGAGGCGATGCGCCGTCATCCGTACGGTGAGCGCGCCTGCATCATCGGGCGCGTGCTTGGATCTCCGCCGCGCAGGGTGCATCTGCGGACCGCCCTGGGCGTCGCGCGGATTCTCGACATGCCCTCAGGCGATCTCCTGCCAAGGATATGCTGA